GTGAACAAAAGAATGCAAGAATTTTCCCCCCTCGCTTGACGGTAATCACGTGTTCCGGCAATCGAGAGCGCGCCTACCATTTTAAgctgcgtgcgcgcgtgtgtgtccacacgcacatacacacagagAGAAGTGCAGGCTCCTTCAAAACAGACAAAAAGCATAAAACATGTTCACTCACAGCAGGAGATGAGCGAGGTACTTAAGGAGTAGCAAGAAAAGCGATAAAAACAACTAAATCGGGACTGTTTGTCGTTTTAGTGGCCCAGTGTGGTCGCACTGAAGGTGTTTCATGCATAAAAGGCTTTTGGCGTGCTGAATTAGCGTTCTCTGTTTTCACCGGCTGTCATCCATTTTCGATATTTTCACACTGGTGTGGATTATGACTATGAATATTATATTATGTTGTTCTCTGGGACATGTatcatactaaaaaaaaaacgtttttgtgCATGCATGAGCATAAAACAGCGTTATTTGGTATCAGAATAAGTAATACGAAGAAATTTCCCAAGGCTAAAAATATAGAATGCTGTCCTTTCTTACAAGAATTCCTTCACCTCAGCTTGTGACTGATGAGCGGTATACTGTCACCTCTTGCACTGAAATTGGGCAACTGTTCGTAGGCGTGTTCAGAGTTTTCCAGTCAGTAGGGGGACTGGTGTAGACTTGGTAGTACACCTGGCCACTTGGTCTCCACCTCAGGTGACACCCCACCTCCCTCAAATAATAATTTATGAGAATCCAAACCACATTTCCTATTAGCAATCAAGGCCAAACATTTCTGGTGCCCATGAAATCCCCGGGTGTGGCCGTCCTTGCGTCTCACTATGTGTATCATAACTTTGTCACACACGATGAACTGCTCGATCGGGTCTAAGTGAACGGCATAGACGTATACATACAACTGTCGTCGCATGCGAGGGCACTCCACGACAGTACGAGCTTTATGTAAAATGGTAGCCGAATCACTCACTTCTGCCGAACATGGGCTTTCGCCCGTAGAGCCACAGGAACGACATTTATGTGCTGTGGACGTTTCCGGGAATTCTTCTTCTTTGGCTACGACAGGCCGCTGCGGCCTGTGCCATTGGAGCACGTGCAAACGGCGGGTGATCTTGACGATGATGAGAAGCCCCTCCGCGTCCACATAAGAGGAGTGTATTGGCAGAGAAAAGATCACAGCGTGAACATGTACGGGCGTCGGCAGGATTTTGTCTTGTGCGATTGCCAACCCGTGATACAACGGCGCTGCAGAGggcaagaaaaaaagtgagagggggggggggattgcagTTCGGAGGCCGAGAAGTAGGTGCTGGTCGAGGATAGTTCACTCAGTTATAATttattgacccccccccccccacacacacacgcgcgcgcgcgcgcatctAGGCGAAAATAGTCTGCTACCTTAGCCCCCCTTAATTAAAGTCGTGACAGCCAGTTGATTCTAACACGCATATATCGCAGCAAGCGTTTGAAAGCGTGCCTTGCATCTACCGCAGGACATGGAAATGTGAGAAGAGTGAAAATATTGGGCTGCAAGAAACAGCCGTGCCACATCAAGATTGGCTCAAGAGTGACCTTTGAGGCTTCGTTCGTCGCACGTGAGTAGATAGATCGATATAATGATGATACCGTTACCCGAATCGCATTTACCTAATAATTGTATAAAATGTTTTGTGTTGCGCAGTTTCAAGCGCTTACGTTCGCCCCTTCGCGCGTTTGTTGGTTTGTCATGAGCGATGTTTGAATGCAACCGCACGTGGATCCCATGTCAATTAATATGACAAGTCAAACGTAAAGTTTAGCAAGCTAATATAGCTATACAAACCAATAAATAACTTAATTTCTATAAAGCCAGCCTGGCTTCATTTACTTTTCTAATATTTTGCGACACCTTTTTTAAGTATTATTTGTTGCGTTGAGCTGCCGTACGGACATTTCCTCACATTCTTGCGTGCCTGCGCATCGAGTGGAGCAGTCGCGATactaattttttttcatgtttgtatgAATGCGAACAGTACGTAATGAAGTGTGCATGCTCGCAGCGTTCAGCAGCTCTTCAGCGGTCAACGAAATCGGCGCATACATCGAGCGACACAGATTTCAGCTCCCGGAACCACACGTGGACGCCTGCACCAGCGGTCACATCAACCCCTCCTGTCCCATGCGCAAGGGCAACGTGTACACCTACCGCTACACGCTGCCGGTCCGGGAGATCTATCCTGCGGTGTGTGTGCATTATATATTATCTCCCCCCTGTAGACTGACAGCTTCACTGCACAATACATTGGCAACTATGTCATGTGCACCCGCGAACAATTTTACGTCAGCACGCGGCATTTTAAATATTTCAGAACTACACATATAGTCGATTGATTAACCGATTGAAGTAACTGTATTGATGTCTTCATATAAATGCGTAGCCGCCGGACAAACACGTGCAGAGTGAGGTTCGTAAACAAAACAAATGTGTCATATAAAAAAGAAGTTCGTGCATGTATTCCAGCAAACATACCTAGAGCAAAATCCAACCGCTAATTAGGGCTGCCGAGGTATGTGAGTGGCCGGTTCTTGGAACTAACACCTTCGTAAATATTGCATTTTCAGACGCCAGCGACAATTGAATACAAGCTGGTCACTCGAGAAGGTAAGGTCATTGGGTGCAGCCACGTTCCTGTCGTGATCTTCAGATGATGGGAGATGGTTTCACCAAATATTCAACGCAGTGAAGTTCACGAAGGTATTATGACCGCCGTCGTTTGAATAAATATGAATGTAGTCAAAACCCGAGAGTTTGTGTTTAATTTTGTAAATACCGCactcagtttcggtttctgttgTCGTGAGCAAATAGCAAGCAACAATTCGAGCCAATCCAAAGACGACCAACCAATCGATAAGGCCGCCACAAGATGGCAACACCGTCCTTGCAAAACATAAGCAGCGAAATAACAAACATAAGTAGCTGTAGCACAACAACGACAAATAGGAGACAAAAGACAGCAGCGGGAATGCTAACGATAGACGACAAGGCGCAGGCTTGTGACCCGTTGAACAAAGGTGCGTCGAAAAAGCAAGGAGCCGATGCGTACGCGGTGCATTCAACCGGAGTCGTCAAGATGATGCGCAAACGAAGTAGCGAGCCCGTCGAATTCTGCGCGGATGTGGGCttcggcagcagcggcagcggcgtGGTCACCAAACGCAAGTTTACGGCCCACTTGAAGTTTGCAGACATTGACGCAGCCATGCTTCAGTGGGTTTTGGAAAAGACATCCGAGAAGGTTCCGCTCTCTGACAGTGCCATACAGGCGAAAGCCAAACAACTTGCACAGGTCTTGGGCACCACGGACTTCAAAGCGTCCAATGGCTGGCTGTACAAGTTCAAGGAGAGGCACGGCTTCGCGCTCAAGAGCGGATCCAAAGAGGAGGGAAATCGCGGCACGCTCGAGGACATGGGAGCAGGTGTCTGTGGTCTGGGCAACTACCACCACGCGCTTCTCGACCACGATCCTGTCCGTGTTTACAGCTGTTGCGAGACGTCCATTCTTTACAAGAGAGCACCATTCGGCAACGGCTGCGAGCCCAGCCCCGAAAGCTGTTCGCCCGACGACCGGCTCACGGTGCTGCTGTGCTGCAACGCCAGTGGCACTCACAAAATCAAGCCGCTGGTTATCAACAGCCAGCGCGAGACCCAGGAAGTGCGTGACAACATGACCAAATTGCCCGTCACGTACGCCTGGCAGCGGTCGTCTTTCATGACAAGCAACATCTTCCAGCAGTGGCTTTGGGAGTTCGAGAAGCAGGTGGAGCACAACTCCGTGCTTATCCTCGATACCTGCCCTGCGCACGTGAGCGTCCAGTCGGACCGCGTCAAGTTGCTCT
Above is a window of Rhipicephalus microplus isolate Deutch F79 chromosome 1, USDA_Rmic, whole genome shotgun sequence DNA encoding:
- the LOC119160123 gene encoding NPC intracellular cholesterol transporter 2-like; protein product: MPSTKMLLLLVVVVAAMVAAGSAADSVAFKDCGHGNVRRVKILGCKKQPCHIKIGSRVTFEASFVAPFSSSSAVNEIGAYIERHRFQLPEPHVDACTSGHINPSCPMRKGNVYTYRYTLPVREIYPATPATIEYKLVTREGKVIGCSHVPVVIFR
- the LOC119186037 gene encoding tigger transposable element-derived protein 6, translating into MATPSLQNISSEITNISSCSTTTTNRRQKTAAGMLTIDDKAQACDPLNKGASKKQGADAYAVHSTGVVKMMRKRSSEPVEFCADVGFGSSGSGVVTKRKFTAHLKFADIDAAMLQWVLEKTSEKVPLSDSAIQAKAKQLAQVLGTTDFKASNGWLYKFKERHGFALKSGSKEEGNRGTLEDMGAGVCGLGNYHHALLDHDPVRVYSCCETSILYKRAPFGNGCEPSPESCSPDDRLTVLLCCNASGTHKIKPLVINSQRETQEVRDNMTKLPVTYAWQRSSFMTSNIFQQWLWEFEKQVEHNSVLILDTCPAHVSVQSDRVKLLYVQSNMRELQPLYGGVLNLFKCKYRADLVVHYLNFPDLSNRISILDALLLLGEAWNHVPRETIVNCWVRSQLLPVRMCAGRSQNGESDPMDQLCSSLMKVRPDITRKDVEDYLHCDDSCSTTYSFSEEAIESAKPGITEAPPHSQYQHGGCPTNLRPGEILGMLDKMEHFFTHQALTSTTDLLAIHSLRSKTIQIASNDFQIE